TGGCTGGAACCGGACTGCTGGAATGATTACTACGACGAGGTCAGGATCATCCGTGCCGGCGGCGGGCATTACTCCGTCGTTGCCGAGCCTTATTGCTCGAAATGGCTGAAAGAACTGAAACCCGGATGCCGTTTAGGTCCGGAACATCCGGAAGGGCACTACTATGGCGCCTAAGGCCGGCTATTTATTGCTGCTGTGCAGTCTGGCGGGATGCACCATGGGGCCCGATTACCGTCCGCCTTCGCTCGCCGTACCGGATCATTGGCAGGCCGAAAAGAACACCGGCCCTGATCTGAAATTCACAACCTCAGAAAAGTTGAGAACCTGGTGGAAGAGCTTCGGCGACCCCGGGCTTGACCGGCTGATGGAACTGGCGCTGACCGACAATCTGGACCTCAAGATGGCGCTGGCGCGCATCGATCAGGCCCGCGCCGATCGACGCTCGATCCGGGCGGAACTTTTTCCGCAGATCAGCGTGTCGGCGGGCGGCCAGCGCCATCAAAACCTCTCTCCCATCTATGCGCGCGGCGTCCGTTTCAATTTGTTCGAGCTGGGTTTCGATGCCTTATGGGAAGTCGACCTGTTCGGGCGCCTGCAGCGCCAGCTGGAAGCGGCCAGCGCCGACCTGGAGGCGGCGGAGGAGGAGCATGCCCAGGCGCTGGTGACGCTCACGGCCGAACTGGCGCGCTCTTACGTGGAATACCGCAACCTGCAGAATCAGCTGCGGATTACGCGCTCAAACCTTGAAGCGCAGCGTCATACCCTGAAGCTGACCGAGAGACTGTTCAATGAAGGCGTCGGCACGCGGCATGACGTGGTCAGGGCGCGCGCCCAGGCCGAGAACACCGAGGCGCAGCTTCCCACACTGGAAGCCGGAGTGAACGCTACACTTCGGCAACTGGAAGTGCTGATCGGCAGGCAGCCCGGCGCGCTGGACGGCGAGCTGAAAGCAACAGCCGCACTGCCGATTGCGCCGGCGCAGCAACTGCTGACTTCGCCGACCGAAACCATTCGCTGGCGGCCTGATGTTCACGTCGCCGAACGCCGGCTCGCGGCTGCGACAGCCCTGCAAGGCGCGGCTATTGCGGAATTGTTTCCGAAAATCTCGCTGTCAGCCTTTTTGGGGCTGCGCAGCACCGACGTTGAAACCTTGTTCAAGTCAGCGGCCTTTTCCTACAGCACGGCGGCCAATTTGCTGCAGCCGCTGCTCAATTTCGGCCGCATTCAGGCGGGCATCGATTTGACTAAGGCGCAGCAGCAGGAAGCCTATCTGGTCTACGAAAAGACCGTGCTCGAAGCGCTTAGCGAGACCGAAACCGCCCTGACCCGCTATTTGAAGGAGGAGGTGCGGCGGCAAACCCTGGCCCGCGCCGTGGAAGATCAGCGCGAATCCGTTCGATTGTCGCAGCTGCGCTATCAGGAAGGCGTCATCACCTTCCTGGACGTGCTGGATGCCCAGCGCGCCCTCTACGCCGCCGAAATCGAGCTGGCCCGCTCCGAAGCGGAGACTTCCACAAATCTGATCGCCTTTTACAAGGCTCTGGGAGGCGGCGCGAACGTCATGCCGCAGGAAATCGCGCAGGAGGCATCACGGAAAACATCATAAACAAACGGCCTAATCGGCGCTGATTCTCGTCAGGCTTGGTTTTTCGTCGGAAAAATTTCAAGGCAAACAGTATCGAGCCCGTTTGTCGTTGTGAGGCATAAAAGAGGAATGAAAGCCCGATAATTAAATCGGTCTGAAAATCAGTTTTGGTGTGGGAGCTAAGGAACATCATCTGGTGGAAACGGATTTCCACCGCGCCACCCATCGATTCACTGCATCTCCATCACTTTTCTGTCCACCGCGACCTCAGAAAATGCGCAGCCATCTTGGGGCGCCTATCGCGGGTGAACACGCCCTTGAAGTTCATTGCGGCCGCGCGGATGACGTTCTGGCCGGTCTTGAAATCGGCGAAGGCCCACACGTGCATGCCGGCTACAAAGGGCCGATTTGCCGCGGCATCGAGATAGTGTCTCAAGAGCTCTACCTGATACTCCTCCGTCCACATCTCCGGCGAAATATTGTGCGCACCGGGAAGCGTGTCGGCGCCGAACTCGGTCATGATGATGGGTTTGCCCAGCGACTCATGCAGTGCATTCAGATCGCGCTCCAGCTCCTGCTTTGCCTGATCGAGCTGCCCCGGCAGGCTGTACCAGCCATAGTAGCGGTTGATGCTGACAATATCGAACAGCCCGAGCCATTCGGCCGGCCCGCCATGCAGTCCGACGAGCGTGACAGGTCGCGTCCCGTCGAGCCTGTGCGCCTCGCCGTAGAGCTGGCGAAAGAATGATGTGCCTGCCGCGACAGCTTCCGGCATCGACATGCCAGGGGCCGATCCTGTCACCGGCTCGTTCGCCACACTCCAGATGATCGTGCTCGGATGGTTCTTGTCGCGCATGATCAGCTCGCGCAATTGTTGGCGGCATTGCGCGAGCCGCCTGTCGGCCAGCTCATTTCCATCCCCGAAGTTCAGACCGACGGCGGGAATTTCGTTGATCACCAGCACGCCGAGCCGGTCAGCCAGCATCATGGCTTCCTCCGCGTAGGGATAATGCGAGGTCCGGTACGAGTTGGCGCCGATCCACTTGAGCAGTTCGTAGTCCCGGACCCACATCGGCAGGTTCTGCCCGCGGCCGCTGAGCGGGAAATCCTCATGCTTGCCGAACCCTGTCAGCTTGAGCGGCTGCCCGTTCAGCAGCAACTCATCCCCGCACACCGCAATGGTGCGGATGCCGATGTCGAGCGAGTAGGCGTCGATGATCTGGTCTCCGTCGGTGAGCGTAACGGTTAGAGGGTAGAGGTATGGATCTTTCGGGCACCAGAACCGCGCCGAGGATACACGCAAAACGGCTTCAGCTGATCCGACATGGAAGTTCAGCTCGGCTTCGCTATTGTTTAACAGCAGCTTCCCTCTGCCGGCATATCCGCCGGCGGACACCGTGACTTTGACGACGCCGTCCTCGCCGTCGATCGGCGT
This is a stretch of genomic DNA from Methylobacter sp. YRD-M1. It encodes these proteins:
- the uidA gene encoding beta-glucuronidase; amino-acid sequence: MKEQLSHSKDTVHKKAHKPAISGSGGLLYPQQNPLRNVLDISGLWQFQLDPMEEGEAQAWFNALPSPRMIPVPCSWNDLFDDARDYLGLAWYRHEGYAPSSWRGQRVFLRVGSANYAAKVWVNGMFVAEHFGGHLPFVVEITDQLLWDRQNIIAISVENKQLPERVPPGPAAAGAGAFGAMAPFPATTYDFFPYAGLHRPVLLYSVPAEAHIDDVTVVTPIDGEDGVVKVTVSAGGYAGRGKLLLNNSEAELNFHVGSAEAVLRVSSARFWCPKDPYLYPLTVTLTDGDQIIDAYSLDIGIRTIAVCGDELLLNGQPLKLTGFGKHEDFPLSGRGQNLPMWVRDYELLKWIGANSYRTSHYPYAEEAMMLADRLGVLVINEIPAVGLNFGDGNELADRRLAQCRQQLRELIMRDKNHPSTIIWSVANEPVTGSAPGMSMPEAVAAGTSFFRQLYGEAHRLDGTRPVTLVGLHGGPAEWLGLFDIVSINRYYGWYSLPGQLDQAKQELERDLNALHESLGKPIIMTEFGADTLPGAHNISPEMWTEEYQVELLRHYLDAAANRPFVAGMHVWAFADFKTGQNVIRAAAMNFKGVFTRDRRPKMAAHFLRSRWTEK
- a CDS encoding efflux transporter outer membrane subunit, with the protein product MAPKAGYLLLLCSLAGCTMGPDYRPPSLAVPDHWQAEKNTGPDLKFTTSEKLRTWWKSFGDPGLDRLMELALTDNLDLKMALARIDQARADRRSIRAELFPQISVSAGGQRHQNLSPIYARGVRFNLFELGFDALWEVDLFGRLQRQLEAASADLEAAEEEHAQALVTLTAELARSYVEYRNLQNQLRITRSNLEAQRHTLKLTERLFNEGVGTRHDVVRARAQAENTEAQLPTLEAGVNATLRQLEVLIGRQPGALDGELKATAALPIAPAQQLLTSPTETIRWRPDVHVAERRLAAATALQGAAIAELFPKISLSAFLGLRSTDVETLFKSAAFSYSTAANLLQPLLNFGRIQAGIDLTKAQQQEAYLVYEKTVLEALSETETALTRYLKEEVRRQTLARAVEDQRESVRLSQLRYQEGVITFLDVLDAQRALYAAEIELARSEAETSTNLIAFYKALGGGANVMPQEIAQEASRKTS